A genomic window from Salvia splendens isolate huo1 chromosome 11, SspV2, whole genome shotgun sequence includes:
- the LOC121754473 gene encoding uncharacterized protein LOC121754473, translated as MATTTSEEEGVKSRCEFKCMHSLYYVLDSQNGFSSEMIVHRTSFDEECRKIQYGAEFATSSRGRTPEEDAQIDHLMESSHKLATETSLRFYESCLCQSDDPTSSNHKRPAAQLGAKFGSKPFSSALEVLSSDKDLLVMELLSESYCLPQNCINSLQTEKQAVTLKPGLQKRQHSGRFACHCSSGEAGDGSRVTSLSVREIKRKLKHTFGSNRRIDSDHLPTFRLPHGRSIFGYDCIYNGVETNSPLNTNTNAKAREKVAKKEAFMKVGREPAVAGEAEIARKKIDVSRDVLSEKHGVDVAATSRLQNPWRVMSSLEMESCFIPRRESLYFSGSAEMNLISPSRESIYLSPCGDTTGSTSSFLVEEERITQSPYIKFNDMPNVAGMDDVHQTEAAVISNTERPSKIKLMHSLMDSILENETFSDVADDFPSSPTLEMSDNNKNQEEYQSPVSVLDQFFAEDPSSPSNMTFQSARGTLKPKRLHFEEHKLAFPSQVIQTEYDPCKHEQDYTVSNYVRLILEASSLNWDQLSAMRLLSQHLLHPSLLDQAQFLQFDPHFDTKLLFNHINEVLLETQAIPLFISILASICKAKNLLFSTGRSCS; from the exons ATGGCAACAACAACTAGTGAAGAAGAAGGTGTGAAAAGCAGATGTGAATTCAAGTGTATGCATTCACTCTATTATGTTCTTGACTCCCAAAATGGCTTCTCTTCTGAGATGATAG TTCATCGAACGAGCTTTGATGAAGAATGTCGAAAAATTCAA TATGGAGCAGAATTCGCAACGAGTAGTAGAGGTCGAACACCAGAAGAAGATGCACAAATTGATCATCTAATGGAGAGTAGTCACAAGTTAGCAACCGAGACTAGCCTGAGATTTTATGAGTCGTGCTTGTGTCAGTCGGATGATCCAACGAGCTCTAACCACAAACGCCCTGCTGCACAACTTGGGGCAAAATTCGGGTCCAAGCCATTCTCTAGTGCATTGGAAGTTCTGAGCTCGGACAAGGACTTGCTCGTCATGGAATTGTTGTCCGAGTCATACTGCCTGCCTCAGAATTGCATCAACAGTCTTCAAACTGAGAAACAAGCAGTAACTCTCAAGCCTGGGCTTCAAAAGAGACAGCATTCGGGAAGATTCGCTTGTCATTGCTCATCAGGGGAGGCTGGTGATGGATCGAGAGTAACGTCTCTCTCTGTCAGAGAGATCAAGAGGAAGCTGAAGCACACCTTTGGAAGCAACAGAAGAATAGATTCAGACCATTTGCCTACGTTTAGACTTCCCCACGGCAGATCCATTTTCGGATATGACTGCATTTATAATGGAGTTGAAACTAATAGTCCTTTGAATACTAACACTAATGCAAAGGCAAGGGAAAAGGTGGCCAAGAAAGAAGCCTTCATGAAGGTGGGAAGGGAGCCTGCTGTGGCCGGAGAGGCTGAAATTGCGCGCAAGAAAATAGACGTCTCAAGAGATGTATTGTCTGAGAAACATGGAGTGGATGTTGCTGCAACAAGTAGGCTGCAAAATCCATGGAGGGTTATGTCTTCACTAGAAATGGAGTCTTGCTTTATCCCAAGAAGGGAAAGCCTATACTTTTCTGGCTCTGCTGAAATGAATTTGATCAGTCCTTCGAGGGAGAGCATTTATCTGAGTCCATGTGGTGACACGACGGGTAGTACAAGCTCCTTTCTCGTCGAAGAAGAAAGGATCACTCAATCTCCATACATCAAGTTCAATG ATATGCCTAACGTTGCAGGAATGGATGACGTTCATCAAACAGAAGCAGCAGTGATCAGCAATACAGAAAGACCTTCCAAGATCAAGTTAATGCATTCCTTGATG GATTCAATTTTAGAGAACGAGACATTCTCAGATGTAGCAGATGATTTTCCATCTAGTCCCACATTAGAAATGAGTGACAACAACAAAAATCAAGAAGAATATCAAAGCCCGGTTTCGGTCCTCGACCAGTTCTTCGCAGAAGACCCCAGCAGTCCATCGAACATGACGTTTCAATCAG CTCGTGGAACCCTAAAACCGAAGCGCCTTCACTTTGAGGAGCACAAATTAGCATTTCCCTCACAAGTTATACAAACGGAATACGATCCATGCAAACACGAACAAGACTACACGGTCTCCAACTACGTTCGTTTGATACTTGAAGCTTCGTCTCTAAACTGGGATCAGCTCTCAGCAATGAGGCTACTTTCCCAACATCTGCTTCATCCATCCTTGTTGGATCAAGCCCAGTTTCTGCAGTTTGACCCTCACTTCGACACTAAGCTTCTATTTAATCACATCAATGAAGTCCTGCTCGAAACGCAAGCGATCCCACTTTTTATCTCCATATTGGCCAGCATTTGCAAAGCCAAGAATCTGTTATTTTCCACTGGAAGAAGCTGTAGTTGA